In the genome of Oryzias melastigma strain HK-1 linkage group LG4, ASM292280v2, whole genome shotgun sequence, the window CCCTCACACTATCGTAAATAACTATTACGTATTTTTAGGATCAAAAAATCGATTTTATAACACTGAAATACtacgtttatttttttcacataacattttaaatgtgctCTTATCTGACTGGTTGCTGCTAGACGtgatgtttgttgtgtttcttttcgCAAAGAATCTTGGGAAATGCGTTTAAAATTGAGAACAACTTATTAGATATAATTcgtatattttaaaatatatatttctgagCGTATACAACTAAAATagtgtggtttttgttttgtttacttttccatttccatttaaaatgtgCTCTAATCTGATTGGTTGCGTAAAAACGTAGGGTTTGCCCCGCCTCGTGGCGTTCATTCATATTTGACACTTCATGCCAGAATCTCCTGCCGTGTTTGGACTCCAGAACATAGCTGACCATGCCGGGAATTCTGCTGGGAGACGTCTTTCCGAATTTCGAGGCGGACACAACCGCCGGGCGGATCAAGTTTCACGAATTCCTGGGAAACTCGTGAGTGCGCACATACGCTCCTCTCGGTGCCAGTATGTCGTCTGTAGCTTTTGTTTGGAGTAACGGTGAAACATGTGGTTAAAACATCAGTAATTGAAATGCGGATATTATATTTTAcgtaattttaaataattctaagCTAAGTGGACCTGTATATGACTGTTCCCAAAGATAATTCCGcgagtaactttttttttttaatcctccaaAGGAAAAGTTACACAAGCATGACTTCATAATTTAGTGGGAGTGGTTTTATAACTGGACTTTCAGAAAACCACTACAATAAACTCAGAGTACCATCTGCTGCATTTATGCAACATTCGAGTTTGTCCAGGGAGACGTGCGTTTTTCTGTTTGGATGAACCCGAACCACCTTtagccgctgctgctgctggcatCCTCTGTAGTCCAAGCCTGTTTGGACCGGTCTGTTATGAAACAGCAGAACAGCCAGTCACTGGTCCCACGTGCTCCTATTCAAACAAGAGATGCAAAGCATGCTTTTACTCTTTCAATTGTAAAAAGATGTGATATAAAAAGCTGTTTCCTCTTCAATAGCCATCATGTGACTAGTCATGCTGTGATCCCATGATGATTCTATCTCGTAAGGATTCTGGTTTCTCCATCTGTTAAGacaatagacttttttttcttcagaaatacagatgtttttttttttttttttttcccccagagaAGCCAGCTGGACACGATCACAGCTGTTGCTTTAGCCTGGGAAATGCTTTGGAAATACTTGTCATTCAATAAGTGTGTTCATCTGCAGATGGGGGATCCTGTTCTCCCACCCGAGGGACTTCACTCCCGTCTGCACCACCGAGCTGGCCTGCGCGGCCAAGATCGAACAGGAGTTCAAGAAACGAGGCGTCAAGATGATCGCCTTGTCCATTGACAGTGTGGAGGACCACAAAAATTGGAGCAAGGTTGGAGAAGCACCTGAGCTGTGGTTAATCTCTTCCAATACGTGCACTCTGCTTTTAGGAAGGAGGAAACATTCACTTTAACATGAAATCTGGAACGGCTTTCATCAGTCCGTGCACTGAAAGTCTAATTATCATCCATTTCAGCTCATAAATCAGTTAGTCAGGGTCTCTCTGTGTAAACCCCATCCGTGTTTCATATCAAAGctcatttattttgacaataacaTCACTCTGTTTGTGTATTTAGGAGCTACATTCATTAAAAAGCTGTAATTATTTGTAAAGTAAAAccattttagcttaaatatgTTCTGTTAAGTTACAGGTAATATTCCGACCTTTGACCTTAAAGACATTTCAGACGCCATCTTTTAagagtcaacaaaaaaaaagctatggTTCTTTCTTGGTTCTGCACAGGATGTGATGGCGTTCAACGACAATGCAGGGAGCCCGCTGCCTTTCCCCATCATTGCTGATGACAACAGAGAGCTGTCGGTCCAGCTGGGCATGCTGGACCCCGATGAGAAGGACAAGGACGGCTTACCCCTCACCGCTCGCTGCGTAAGAGGGCCGGACTTTCGTCAATGCATTCATTTGAGGCATAAAGTCTCACTTGCAGATTTTACTCctaaattatcagaaaaaaatgtttttttgaggcTGAACttcaagataaaaacaaaagaataaacaatGTCCTTGTTTGAAACTAGAATATTATTTGATCATAAAGTAAATCATCATAAAAGTTTGTAGTCATTAACTCCCAGactaaac includes:
- the prdx6 gene encoding peroxiredoxin-6, translated to MPGILLGDVFPNFEADTTAGRIKFHEFLGNSWGILFSHPRDFTPVCTTELACAAKIEQEFKKRGVKMIALSIDSVEDHKNWSKDVMAFNDNAGSPLPFPIIADDNRELSVQLGMLDPDEKDKDGLPLTARCVFVIGPDKKLKLSILYPATTGRNFDEILRAIDSLQLTAQKKVATPVDWKPGEKVMVIPSLSDAEAASLFPNGVTTKDLPSGKKYLRYTQP